One genomic window of Haliotis asinina isolate JCU_RB_2024 chromosome 4, JCU_Hal_asi_v2, whole genome shotgun sequence includes the following:
- the LOC137280947 gene encoding uncharacterized protein, which yields MKTLQTEGMIYHGATIKVILACVICDTPARAFVKRVKGHSGYGGCDRCTQNGEWLGKIIFPETDAPLRTDVQFDEMTDDEHHLPGVGKSLFTQLSVGMVSRFPLDYMHLVCLGVTKKLLMLWMKGPVGIKCRIGSTAVNLLSEIITSYSSYIPREFHRKGRSLRDIDRWKATEYRLFLLYTGPVALSSVLSPVLYRNFLLFVTGITCLISPKLSRYFCDYAQELLCLFVHNFADLYGRDMLVYNVHALVHLSDDVKNFGPLDNFSAFAFESYLGEIKKMLRTPNQPLQQVIRRFSEKQSVGHPQRRKTTRTENENLRCKHTDGPLLRGMDAVTQYKEIQTPDIFISRSRGDNCVNINDEVCIIRNLILQSDNEKTVIYEKFIDKKDFFTYPLSSSNIGVYKVSQLSRHLEITLLRNVKNKYVLLPKDNEYIALPLLHREN from the coding sequence atgaagacATTGCAGACAGAAGGGATGATTTATCATGGTGCCACTATAAAAGTTATTCTGGCATGTGTTATTTGTGATACACCCGCCAGGGCCTTTGTTAAAAGAGTTAAAGGACACAGCGGATATGGAGGATGTGACAGATGTACACAGAATGGGGAATGGTTAGGTAAAATAATATTTCCAGAGACAGATGCTCCCCTGAGAACAGATGTTCAGTTTGATGAGATGACTGATGATGAACATCATCTCCCTGGTGTTGGAAAATCTCTATTTACACAGTTGTCAGTTGGAATGGTGTCACGATTTCCATTAGACTACATGCATCTTGTGTGTTTAGGGGTTACAAAGAAACTACTTATGTTGTGGATGAAAGGTCCTGTTGGCATTAAATGTCGGATTGGCTCAACTGCTGTGAATTTACTATCAGAGATAATAACATCTTACAGCAGCTATATCCCACGAGAATTCCACAGAAAAGGGAGATCACTCCGTGATATTGACCGATGGAAAGCAACAGAGTATAGATTGTTTCTGCTATATACAGGCCCTGTAGCTTTAAGTAGTGTACTGTCTCCTGTACTTTATAGAAACTTCCTGTTATTTGTTACAggcatcacttgcttgataagcCCCAAATTATCTCGGTATTTTTGCGATTATGCTCAGGAACtgctttgtttatttgttcacaATTTTGCCGATTTGTATGGGCGTGATATGCTAGTATATAATGTCCACGCCCTGGTGCACTTGTCTGATGATGTGAAAAACTTTGGACCATTAGATAACTTTTCGGCATTTGCATTTGAAAGTTATTTAGGGGAGATTAAAAAAATGCTCCGTACACCAAATCAGCCACTTCAGCAAGTGATTAGAAGATTTTCTGAAAAGCAGTCTGTTGGTCACCCGCAGAGAAGAAAAACTACCAGGACAGAAAACGAAAATCTAAGATGTAAACATACAGATGGTCCCTTACTTCGTGGAATGGATGCCGTTACACAGTATAAGGAAATTCAAACACCCGATATATTTATCTCAAGGTCAAGAGGTGACAATTGTGTAAATATAAATGATGAGGTTTGCATTATCCGCAACTTAATTCTTCAGTCAGATAATGAAAAGACCGTTATATATGAAAAATTCATTGATAAAAAAGACTTTTTTACATATCCCCTTTCTTCCTCAAACATTGGTGTATACAAAGTTTCTCAACTGAGTAGACATTTAGAAATTACTTTGTTAAGAAATGTTAAGAATAAATATGTCTTATTACCCAAAGACAATGAATACATTGCGCTACCACTGTTGCACCGTGAAAACTAG
- the LOC137280948 gene encoding uncharacterized protein, with protein MYLVVEFSSTGDIGLIPESWLASNGKQCYWPTTKNINMLNRAVKTCQQPNEESWELYDIRILYKNASYDKARKKLPLAEETSDLYTDVDDGIDGIRKKRPNRRYLSTSSEDEEERDPPAKCKRTGSLSVGNSTPIRSPTPPPLPHLFSNRQPASPAAGESLQSSPLTPLTTQTEAVRRSPRRLYSATGIRHQPDFRPPSPLQLPHRASTHGASTAEVLQLIRAVEENTATTKTNNQLLHQLLRVVTAQSTQPSAEQRKLDLPLKSLKELHDANTALDDAIAFRSVVMQLGVIGGSCLKHTVYNILEAAFTTPLARSVNWIGSGTKAAFKGMKMKDAIVEATRKSPVTQKASNIEIESFIKLWFRNAADRDGGRKEREKKKTAASTVTAPNDDTLSC; from the exons ATGTATCTTGTCGTGGAGTTTTCAAGCACAGGTGACATTGGCCTGATCCCTGAGTCATGGCTCGCAAGCAATGGCAAGCAATGCTACTGGCCCACAACTAAGAATATTAACATGCTGAACAGGGCCGTAAAGACTTGCCAGCAACCAAATGAAGAGTCATGGGAGCTTTATGACATCAGAATTCTCTATAAGAACG CATCCTATGATAAAGCAAGAAAGAAGCTACCTCTTGCAGAGGAAACGTCAGATCTATATACAGATGTAGATGATGGGATCGATGGCATAAGAAAGAAGAG GCCAAATAGAAGATACCTTTCGACTTCAAGCGAAGATGAGGAAGAGAGGGATCCACCAGCAAAATGTAAGAGGACTGGGTCTCTGTCTGTTGGAAATAGTACACCTATCAGGTCACCAACACCCCCACCATTGCCGCATCTGTTTTCAAACAGACAGCCTGCATCACCTGCAGCAGGGGAATCCTTGCAGTCTTCCCCACTCACACCCCTTACGACTCAGACGGAGGCCGTACGACGTTCACCTAGAAGGTTATACTCAGCAACTGGTATCAGACATCAACCAGACTTCAGACCACCATCACCGCTACAGTTGCCCCATCGTGCTTCTACTCATGGTGCTtctacag CTGAAGTATTACAACTTATTAGGGCTGTGGAGGAAAACACAGCTACAACAAAGACAAATAACCAGCTATTGCACCAACTCCTAAGGGTCGTTACAGCCCAGTCAACCCAACCAAGTGCCGAGCAAAGAAAGCTGGACCTTCCCTTGAAGTCACTGAAAGAGCTTCATGACGCCAACACGGCATTGGATGATGCCATAGCATTCAGAAGTGTG GTGATGCAATTAGGAGTAATTGGGGGATCATGTTTAAAGCACACCGTGTATAACATCCTGGAAGCAGCTTTTACCACCCCACTGGCAAGAAGTGTCAACTGGATAGGCAGTGGAACCAAGGCAGCTTTTAAGGGGATGAAAATGAAGGATGCAATAGTCG AGGCTACAAGGAAAAGTCCGGTGACCCAAAAGGCATCAAACATTGAAATCGAAAGCTTTATAAAGCTGTGGTTCCGCAATGCTGCAGACAGAGATGGTGGCAGAAAGGAACGAGAAAAGAAAAAGACTGCAGCAAGCACTGTAACGGCACCCAATGACGACACATTGTCATGTTAA